Proteins found in one Agaribacterium sp. ZY112 genomic segment:
- a CDS encoding DUF2130 domain-containing protein: MHEINCPHCKKAFKVDEAGYADILKQVRDSEFEQQIHERLELAEKEKINAVQLAKEQAGNEMQKAASAKDAQIQELKLKLDAGEVAQKLAVTEALKTIEKERDALASELQQAKIDSQNASKLAAANHSNKLQETSAGKDAEILQLKAKLSASEDAQKHAVTEAVNAAEKQRDQLKNELERAKLEKELAESSLKDKYEIRIKDRDHEIERLRDMKARLSTKMVGETLEQHCETEFNRIRATAFPRAYFEKDNDARTGSKGDYIFRDADENDTESVSIMFEMKNESDQTATKKKNEDFFKELDKDRNEKQCEYAVLVSLLEPESELYNSGIVDVSHRYPKMYVIRPQFFIPIITLLRNAALNSLKYKAELEVVKAQHVDITNFENELDAFRSGFARNYELASKKFKTAISEIDKTIDHLQKTKDALLGSENNLRLANNKADDLTVKKLTKKNPTMAAKFEELKKG, from the coding sequence ATGCACGAAATAAACTGCCCTCACTGCAAAAAAGCCTTCAAGGTCGATGAAGCTGGATATGCCGATATCTTGAAGCAGGTACGCGATAGTGAGTTTGAACAGCAAATTCATGAGCGGCTAGAGCTTGCTGAGAAGGAGAAGATTAACGCAGTGCAGCTTGCTAAAGAGCAAGCCGGCAATGAAATGCAAAAAGCGGCTTCAGCGAAAGATGCACAGATTCAAGAGTTAAAACTAAAGCTTGATGCCGGTGAGGTCGCTCAGAAACTTGCTGTTACTGAAGCACTTAAGACGATAGAAAAAGAGCGTGATGCCTTAGCCAGTGAGTTACAGCAGGCAAAAATAGATAGTCAGAATGCTTCTAAGCTGGCCGCTGCCAATCACTCTAATAAGTTGCAGGAAACCTCAGCAGGCAAAGATGCCGAGATCCTTCAGCTTAAGGCTAAGCTAAGCGCCAGCGAAGATGCGCAAAAACACGCTGTGACAGAAGCGGTTAATGCTGCTGAAAAGCAACGTGATCAACTTAAAAATGAGCTTGAGCGAGCCAAGCTAGAAAAAGAACTTGCTGAATCTTCACTCAAAGATAAATATGAAATACGCATTAAAGATAGGGATCACGAAATTGAACGATTGCGAGATATGAAAGCTCGCTTATCGACCAAAATGGTTGGTGAAACCCTAGAACAACACTGTGAAACTGAGTTTAATCGTATTCGCGCAACCGCTTTCCCGCGAGCCTATTTTGAAAAAGATAATGATGCACGAACAGGGAGTAAGGGTGACTATATCTTTCGTGACGCTGATGAAAACGATACCGAGAGTGTATCGATCATGTTTGAGATGAAGAACGAAAGTGATCAAACAGCCACTAAGAAAAAGAACGAAGACTTCTTTAAAGAACTCGACAAAGATCGCAATGAAAAACAGTGTGAATATGCCGTACTTGTTTCACTGCTTGAGCCTGAGAGCGAGCTTTATAATTCGGGTATTGTTGATGTGTCTCATCGCTATCCTAAGATGTATGTTATTCGGCCTCAGTTTTTTATCCCCATCATCACTTTGTTGCGTAATGCAGCCCTGAACTCTCTGAAATACAAAGCAGAACTCGAGGTGGTTAAAGCGCAGCATGTTGATATTACTAATTTTGAGAATGAGCTCGATGCATTCCGATCGGGCTTTGCTCGCAATTATGAGCTTGCTTCTAAGAAGTTTAAAACTGCGATTAGTGAAATCGATAAAACCATTGATCACTTGCAAAAAACAAAAGATGCCTTGCTGGGGTCTGAGAATAACTTACGCCTTGCCAATAACAAAGCAGATGACCTCACTGTTAAAAAACTAACCAAAAAAAATCCTACGATGGCTGCGAAATTTGAAGAGCTTAAAAAAGGCTAA